The Saccharothrix variisporea genome has a segment encoding these proteins:
- a CDS encoding glycoside hydrolase family 6 protein gives MRNKAVASGVVAATLLAGVAALAAGGNAQAAPSAFYVDPDTSAAKWVAANPGDPKAPVIRERLAATPQARWFTTTNTGTVRGEVDAFVGAAAAAGKIPILVVYDIPNRDCGGPSGGGAPSHEAYRAWIDQVSAGIAGRPAAVVLEPDVLPLMSNCQSADQQNQTRASIAYAGKKLKSGSAQTKVYFDIGHSAWLSPGEAAARLRAADITNSADGISTNVSNYRFTGDEVSYAKSVLNAVGDSRLKAVIDTSRNGNGPAGSEWCDPAGRAIGTPSTDQTGDGQIAAFLWVKPPGEADGCIAQAGQFVPQRAYDLAVAGNWTSEPTTTTTSSTTTTATTTTTTTTTQGPGTCKVTHKVVNSWSTGYTGEIVIENRGASIDGWTLTFSAPGVTVTQGWNGTWTDTGDIVRVQSESWNGKLATGGTATIGYNASYNGGTPPFGSPALNGTGCA, from the coding sequence ATGCGCAACAAAGCTGTTGCGAGCGGCGTGGTCGCGGCGACACTCCTCGCGGGTGTCGCCGCCCTCGCCGCCGGAGGCAACGCCCAGGCTGCTCCGTCAGCGTTCTACGTGGACCCGGACACCAGCGCGGCCAAGTGGGTCGCGGCCAACCCCGGTGACCCCAAGGCGCCGGTCATCCGCGAACGGCTCGCGGCCACGCCGCAGGCCAGGTGGTTCACCACCACCAACACCGGCACCGTGCGCGGCGAGGTCGACGCCTTCGTCGGCGCCGCGGCCGCCGCGGGCAAGATCCCGATCCTGGTCGTCTACGACATCCCCAACCGCGACTGCGGCGGGCCGAGCGGCGGCGGCGCTCCGTCGCACGAGGCCTACCGGGCCTGGATCGACCAGGTCTCGGCGGGCATCGCGGGACGTCCGGCGGCGGTCGTGCTGGAGCCGGACGTGCTGCCGCTGATGTCCAACTGCCAGTCGGCCGACCAGCAGAACCAGACCAGGGCGTCGATCGCCTACGCGGGCAAGAAGCTCAAGTCGGGCTCGGCGCAGACCAAGGTGTACTTCGACATCGGCCACTCCGCGTGGTTGTCGCCGGGTGAGGCCGCAGCGCGGTTGCGCGCGGCCGACATCACCAACAGCGCCGACGGCATCTCGACCAACGTGTCCAACTACCGGTTCACCGGTGACGAGGTGTCCTACGCGAAGTCGGTGCTGAACGCCGTGGGCGACTCCCGGCTGAAGGCCGTGATCGACACCAGCCGCAACGGCAACGGCCCGGCGGGCAGCGAGTGGTGCGACCCGGCCGGCCGGGCGATCGGCACGCCGAGCACCGACCAGACCGGGGACGGCCAGATCGCCGCGTTCCTGTGGGTCAAGCCGCCGGGTGAGGCCGACGGGTGCATCGCGCAGGCGGGCCAGTTCGTCCCGCAACGCGCGTACGACCTGGCCGTCGCCGGCAACTGGACGTCGGAGCCGACGACAACAACAACCAGCAGCACCACCACAACCGCGACAACGACAACGACCACCACGACCACGCAGGGCCCTGGAACCTGCAAGGTCACGCACAAGGTGGTCAACTCCTGGTCGACTGGCTACACCGGCGAGATCGTCATCGAGAACCGCGGAGCGTCCATCGACGGCTGGACGCTCACGTTCTCCGCACCGGGAGTGACCGTCACCCAGGGCTGGAACGGGACGTGGACGGACACCGGCGACATCGTGCGAGTCCAGAGCGAGTCCTGGAACGGCAAACTCGCGACAGGCGGTACCGCGACCATCGGGTACAACGCGAGCTACAACGGCGGTACCCCACCGTTCGGTTCTCCGGCCTTGAACGGAACGGGTTGCGCGTGA
- a CDS encoding glycoside hydrolase family 6 protein, whose product MRSRILVRGGSAVAALTLCTSALVLVGNQASAAAGCSVDYQTNQWDTGFTANVTVNNLGDAISNGWTLEWDFSGNQQITNHWNSTITQSGRHVTAKNPDWAKGLATGGSHSLGFQASYSGTNDKPTSFKLNGTACTGGPVQTTTSTSTSTTTTSTSTTTTTTTQDPGNPDGHVANPYVGAAGYLNPDYVAQVDALATSTGGTLGTAMRKVAQNSTAVWMDRIGAITAGRGLRGHLDEALRQQAAAGRPVVFQVVVYDLPNRDCAALASNGELQVSQNGLARYKAEYVDPIAAILGDPKYRDLRIVAIIEPDSLPNLITNAAKPKCAEAKSSGAYVQGVQYALNKLSAIPNVYNYLDIAHSGWLGWDSNLVPAVQLYTDVVRGTTKGFTSVDGFVSNTANYTPVDEPNLPDPTQTVGGQPLKSAKFYQWNPYFDEADFGAELHRRFVAAGFPSSIGMLIDTSRNGWGGANRPTGATGSTVDEYVNSGRIDRRLHRGNWCNQTGAGIGARPQAAPRPNFDAYVWIKPPGESDGIATKTDGPNEEGKQHDPMCDPAFRGDEQANGGNLTGAMPGAPHAGVWFPAQFKSLVENAYPAL is encoded by the coding sequence ATGCGATCGAGGATTCTGGTGCGCGGCGGATCAGCCGTCGCGGCACTGACGCTCTGCACGAGCGCGCTGGTACTGGTCGGCAACCAGGCCAGCGCCGCCGCCGGTTGTTCGGTGGACTACCAAACCAACCAGTGGGACACCGGCTTCACCGCCAACGTCACGGTGAACAACCTGGGTGACGCGATCTCCAACGGCTGGACCCTGGAGTGGGACTTCAGCGGCAACCAGCAGATCACGAACCACTGGAACAGCACGATCACCCAGTCCGGCCGGCACGTCACGGCCAAGAACCCCGACTGGGCCAAGGGCCTGGCGACCGGCGGGTCGCACAGCCTGGGCTTCCAGGCCTCCTACTCCGGCACGAACGACAAGCCCACGAGCTTCAAGCTCAACGGCACGGCCTGCACGGGCGGCCCGGTCCAGACGACGACCAGCACCAGCACCAGCACCACCACGACCAGCACCAGTACCACGACCACCACGACCACGCAGGACCCCGGAAACCCCGACGGGCACGTGGCCAACCCGTACGTCGGAGCCGCCGGCTACCTCAACCCGGACTACGTCGCCCAGGTCGACGCCCTCGCCACCAGCACGGGTGGCACGCTCGGCACGGCGATGCGCAAGGTGGCGCAGAACTCGACGGCGGTGTGGATGGACCGCATCGGCGCGATCACGGCGGGTCGGGGCCTGCGCGGTCACCTGGACGAGGCGCTGCGGCAGCAGGCCGCGGCCGGGCGGCCCGTCGTGTTCCAGGTCGTCGTCTACGACCTGCCCAACCGCGACTGCGCGGCGCTGGCCTCCAACGGCGAACTCCAGGTCAGCCAGAACGGCCTGGCCCGCTACAAGGCCGAGTACGTCGACCCGATCGCCGCGATCCTGGGTGACCCGAAGTACCGCGACCTGCGCATCGTGGCGATCATCGAGCCCGACTCGTTGCCGAACCTGATCACCAACGCCGCCAAGCCCAAGTGCGCCGAGGCGAAGTCCAGCGGTGCGTACGTGCAGGGCGTCCAGTACGCGCTGAACAAGCTGAGCGCCATCCCGAACGTCTACAACTACCTCGACATCGCGCACTCCGGCTGGCTGGGCTGGGACAGCAACCTCGTGCCGGCCGTGCAGCTCTACACCGACGTGGTCCGGGGCACGACGAAGGGCTTCACCAGCGTCGACGGCTTCGTCTCCAACACCGCGAACTACACGCCGGTCGACGAGCCGAACCTGCCCGACCCGACGCAGACCGTCGGCGGCCAGCCGCTGAAGTCCGCGAAGTTCTACCAGTGGAACCCGTACTTCGACGAGGCCGACTTCGGTGCCGAGCTGCACCGGCGGTTCGTGGCGGCGGGCTTCCCGTCGAGCATCGGCATGCTGATCGACACCTCGCGCAACGGCTGGGGCGGTGCGAACCGGCCCACCGGTGCCACCGGGTCCACTGTGGACGAGTACGTGAACTCCGGGCGCATCGACCGCCGCCTGCACCGCGGCAACTGGTGCAACCAGACCGGCGCGGGCATCGGCGCGCGTCCGCAGGCCGCCCCGAGGCCGAACTTCGACGCCTACGTCTGGATCAAGCCGCCGGGTGAGTCGGACGGCATCGCCACCAAGACCGACGGCCCGAACGAGGAGGGCAAGCAGCACGACCCGATGTGCGACCCCGCCTTCCGCGGCGACGAGCAGGCCAACGGCGGCAACCTCACCGGCGCCATGCCGGGCGCACCGCACGCGGGCGTCTGGTTCCCGGCCCAGTTCAAGTCCCTCGTCGAGAACGCCTACCCGGCGCTGTAA
- a CDS encoding glycoside hydrolase family 48 protein: protein MRYRTRAGRLRSGPVALVAATIVTAAVLPAVAQAAVACSVNYTITSDWGSGFVADVAIKNEGEPINGWTLSWTFPDDQRITNLWNGNHTQSGAKVSVTPVDWNRNIGTGGSVAFGFQGTRGAANGKPTDFAVNGVSCGGANKAPAVSVTSPTVGQSFEVGQAIPLAATASDSDGTVSKVEFLADGVVLSTDTTAPYEGSWTGASVGDHTVAARATDNLGAVTTTTPVPVKVLAGATILASPATINVKQGDKSTFGVTLASRPSSSVTVAVARSSGSADLTAAPTSLTFTTSDWNTPQNVTVSSAANGGDLTSAVFSVTAPGYASASVTAKEISSTIPKFQEAFLTQYNKIKDPASGYFRKFGDLLVPYHAVETLNVEAPDHGHQTTSEAFSYYLWLEASYGKISGDWAPFKAAWASMEKFIIPAKADQPTNDKYNAAKPATYAPEHDKMTGYPSELDSNVPVGQDPIAAELKAAYGTDDIYGMHWLLDVDNTLGFGRCGDGTTAPSYINTYQRGSSESVWETIPQPSCDTFKHGGPNGYLDLFTKDKSYAKQWKYTNAPDADARAVQVAMFAEQWATAQGKQSEIAPELAKAAKMGDYLRYAMFDKYFKKIGNCTSPTACPAATGKDSEHYLMSWYYAWGGATDTSAGWAWRIGDGASHQGYQNPLAAYALANVPSLKPKSATGQQDWAKSVDRQLELLQWLQSSDGAIAGGVTNSWEGHYGTPPAGTPTFYGMFYDAHPVWRDPPSNRWFGFQVWQMERTAALYQKTGDPRAKKILDKWVPWALANTTVGTSGAFQIPSDLEWTGAPDNWNPTSPGANANLRVRVLNHSQDVGVAASFAKTLLNYAAKSGDGPARTTGEGLLTALLAHQDAKGIAIPETRTDYNRFDDKYDATTGEGVYVPPGWTGTMPNGDKIDQSSTFLSIRSFYKNDPDWPKVQRYLDGGPAPTFTYHRFWAQAEIATAFSLHAELFG, encoded by the coding sequence ATGAGGTACCGGACCAGAGCGGGACGGTTGCGCAGTGGGCCCGTCGCCCTTGTCGCGGCCACGATCGTCACCGCGGCGGTGCTGCCCGCCGTCGCGCAGGCCGCGGTGGCGTGCTCGGTGAACTACACCATCACGAGTGACTGGGGGAGCGGTTTCGTCGCCGACGTCGCCATCAAGAACGAGGGCGAACCCATCAACGGCTGGACGCTCAGCTGGACGTTCCCCGACGACCAGCGGATCACCAACCTGTGGAACGGCAACCACACGCAGTCCGGTGCCAAGGTCAGCGTCACACCGGTGGACTGGAACCGGAACATCGGGACCGGCGGGTCGGTGGCCTTCGGTTTCCAGGGCACGCGCGGGGCGGCCAACGGCAAACCGACCGACTTCGCGGTCAACGGTGTGTCCTGCGGTGGCGCCAACAAGGCTCCGGCGGTGTCGGTGACCTCGCCGACGGTGGGCCAATCGTTCGAGGTCGGCCAGGCGATCCCGCTCGCCGCGACCGCGTCCGACAGCGACGGCACGGTGTCGAAGGTCGAGTTCCTGGCCGATGGCGTCGTCCTGTCGACCGACACCACCGCTCCCTACGAGGGATCGTGGACGGGAGCGTCTGTCGGTGACCACACTGTCGCCGCACGCGCGACCGACAACCTCGGTGCCGTCACGACGACGACGCCGGTGCCGGTGAAGGTGCTGGCCGGGGCGACTATCCTCGCCTCCCCGGCGACGATCAACGTCAAGCAGGGCGACAAGTCGACCTTCGGTGTGACGCTGGCGAGCCGCCCGTCGTCGTCGGTGACCGTCGCGGTCGCGCGTTCCTCGGGCAGCGCGGACCTCACCGCCGCGCCGACCTCGCTGACCTTCACCACGTCCGACTGGAACACGCCGCAGAACGTCACCGTCTCCTCGGCGGCCAACGGCGGCGACCTCACGTCGGCGGTCTTCTCCGTCACCGCGCCCGGCTACGCGTCGGCCTCGGTGACGGCCAAGGAGATCTCCTCGACGATCCCGAAGTTCCAGGAGGCTTTCCTCACCCAGTACAACAAGATCAAGGATCCGGCCAGCGGCTACTTCCGCAAGTTCGGCGACCTCCTGGTGCCGTACCACGCGGTGGAGACGCTCAACGTCGAGGCGCCCGACCACGGGCACCAGACGACGTCCGAGGCGTTCAGCTACTACCTGTGGCTGGAGGCGAGCTACGGCAAGATCAGCGGGGACTGGGCTCCGTTCAAGGCGGCGTGGGCGTCGATGGAGAAGTTCATCATCCCGGCCAAGGCGGACCAGCCGACCAACGACAAGTACAACGCGGCCAAGCCCGCGACGTACGCGCCGGAGCACGACAAGATGACCGGCTACCCGTCCGAGTTGGACAGCAACGTCCCGGTGGGTCAGGACCCGATCGCGGCCGAGCTGAAGGCGGCGTACGGCACGGACGACATCTACGGCATGCACTGGTTGCTGGACGTCGACAACACCCTCGGCTTCGGCCGGTGCGGTGACGGCACCACGGCCCCGTCATACATCAACACCTACCAGCGCGGCTCGTCGGAGTCGGTGTGGGAGACCATCCCGCAGCCTTCGTGCGACACGTTCAAGCACGGTGGCCCCAACGGCTACCTGGACCTGTTCACCAAGGACAAGTCGTACGCCAAGCAGTGGAAGTACACCAACGCGCCGGACGCGGACGCCCGCGCGGTGCAGGTGGCGATGTTCGCCGAGCAGTGGGCGACCGCGCAGGGCAAGCAGTCCGAGATCGCGCCCGAGCTGGCGAAGGCCGCGAAGATGGGCGACTACTTGAGGTACGCGATGTTCGACAAGTACTTCAAGAAGATCGGCAACTGCACCAGCCCGACCGCGTGCCCCGCCGCCACCGGCAAGGACAGCGAGCACTACCTGATGTCCTGGTACTACGCCTGGGGCGGCGCGACCGACACGAGCGCCGGCTGGGCCTGGCGCATCGGTGACGGCGCCTCGCACCAGGGTTACCAGAACCCGCTGGCGGCGTACGCGCTGGCCAACGTGCCCTCGTTGAAGCCGAAGTCGGCCACCGGCCAGCAGGACTGGGCCAAGAGCGTGGACCGGCAGTTGGAACTCCTGCAGTGGCTCCAGTCGTCCGACGGCGCCATCGCCGGTGGTGTCACCAACAGCTGGGAGGGCCACTACGGCACGCCTCCCGCGGGCACGCCGACGTTCTACGGCATGTTCTACGACGCCCACCCGGTGTGGCGCGACCCGCCGTCGAACCGCTGGTTCGGCTTCCAGGTGTGGCAGATGGAACGCACGGCCGCCCTGTACCAGAAGACCGGCGACCCGCGCGCCAAGAAGATCCTCGACAAGTGGGTGCCGTGGGCGCTGGCCAACACCACCGTCGGCACCAGCGGCGCGTTCCAGATCCCGTCCGACCTGGAGTGGACGGGCGCGCCGGACAACTGGAACCCGACCTCGCCGGGCGCGAACGCGAACCTGCGGGTGCGGGTGCTCAACCACAGCCAGGACGTCGGCGTGGCGGCGTCCTTCGCCAAGACCCTGCTCAACTACGCGGCCAAGTCGGGCGACGGCCCGGCGCGGACCACGGGTGAGGGCCTGCTGACGGCGTTGCTGGCGCACCAGGACGCCAAGGGCATCGCGATCCCGGAGACGCGGACCGACTACAACCGGTTCGACGACAAGTACGACGCGACCACCGGCGAGGGTGTCTACGTCCCGCCGGGCTGGACGGGCACGATGCCCAACGGCGACAAGATCGACCAGAGCTCCACGTTCCTGTCGATCCGGTCGTTCTACAAGAACGACCCGGACTGGCCGAAGGTGCAGCGGTACCTCGACGGCGGTCCGGCGCCGACCTTCACCTACCACCGGTTCTGGGCACAGGCCGAGATCGCCACGGCGTTCTCCCTGCACGCGGAGCTGTTCGGGTAG
- a CDS encoding GH12 family glycosyl hydrolase domain-containing protein, translated as MRARALRPAALLLAGVTAVAGLVVALSPPEASAATTICEKFGSTKIQGGRYVVQNNEWGANDGQCLSVSDTGFTITSGNHNVPTNGAPAAYPSIYAGCHYGNCSSGSGLPLQVSGFGSLPSSVAYTTASGSWNASYDLWFDPNPNQSGQNTGAELMIWGSHQGPPQPIGSKVGTASIAGTGWDVWVGNIGWNVISYVRQQTTNSLDLNLADFANDAVRRGQVQTSWYLTSVQFGFEPWQGGPGLAVNSFSFSTSGGGGGGGTTTTTTTTTPNPGGPSACRASHRVTNSWGSGFTAEVTLTNTGSSTVRNWRATWTAPSGVSVTNGWNATVTQSGSTVTATAPSWSPDLAPGQSVVVGYQANGQAASPSDFTVDGVRCS; from the coding sequence ATGCGTGCTCGAGCCCTCCGTCCGGCGGCACTGCTGCTGGCCGGCGTCACCGCCGTGGCGGGACTGGTGGTGGCACTGAGCCCACCCGAGGCCTCCGCCGCCACGACGATCTGCGAGAAGTTCGGCTCCACCAAGATCCAGGGTGGCCGCTACGTCGTCCAGAACAACGAGTGGGGCGCGAACGACGGCCAGTGCCTCAGCGTCTCCGACACCGGCTTCACCATCACCTCCGGCAACCACAACGTGCCGACCAACGGAGCCCCCGCCGCCTACCCGTCGATCTACGCGGGCTGCCACTACGGCAACTGCTCGAGCGGCAGCGGACTCCCGTTGCAGGTGAGCGGGTTCGGCTCGCTGCCCTCCAGCGTCGCGTACACGACGGCCAGCGGCTCGTGGAACGCCTCCTACGACCTCTGGTTCGACCCGAACCCCAACCAGTCCGGGCAGAACACCGGCGCGGAGCTGATGATCTGGGGCAGCCACCAGGGTCCGCCCCAGCCGATCGGCAGCAAGGTCGGGACGGCGTCGATCGCGGGCACGGGTTGGGACGTCTGGGTGGGCAACATCGGCTGGAACGTCATCTCCTACGTCCGCCAGCAGACCACGAACTCCCTCGACCTCAACCTCGCCGACTTCGCGAACGACGCCGTGCGGCGGGGGCAGGTGCAGACCTCCTGGTACCTCACGAGCGTGCAGTTCGGGTTCGAGCCGTGGCAGGGCGGACCGGGCCTGGCGGTGAACTCGTTCTCGTTCTCGACCTCCGGTGGCGGCGGTGGCGGTGGCACCACCACGACCACCACCACGACCACGCCGAACCCCGGCGGCCCGAGCGCCTGCCGCGCCTCCCACCGGGTCACCAACTCGTGGGGGAGCGGCTTCACCGCCGAGGTGACGCTCACCAACACCGGCTCGTCGACCGTGCGGAACTGGCGTGCCACCTGGACCGCGCCGTCCGGCGTCTCGGTGACCAACGGCTGGAACGCCACCGTGACGCAGAGCGGCTCGACGGTCACCGCGACCGCGCCGAGCTGGAGCCCCGACCTCGCACCCGGCCAGAGCGTGGTGGTGGGCTACCAGGCCAACGGGCAGGCCGCGTCGCCGAGCGACTTCACGGTCGACGGCGTGCGGTGCTCCTGA
- a CDS encoding expansin EXLX1 family cellulose-binding protein: MRKRRLIATVLTALLMTSGTTGASAATAPLAGRIQPGVTYSGPGTWYDSDGDGACLFGRSADMMTVAMNQTDYETSKACGAYLEVRASNGRTIQVRVNNLCPSPCRVGQLDLTREAFSRLADPVVGEISVTWRLLSPAMSTGISLRYKDGSSQWWCGIQAIDHRNPVARLEVRTAGGWKQLRRTDYNYFLSEDGAGCGGAIAITDIYGQRLVSDPLPIRPGVAQPTNLQFAPR, translated from the coding sequence ATGAGGAAACGCCGGCTGATCGCGACCGTCCTCACCGCACTGCTGATGACCTCCGGCACGACCGGCGCGTCCGCCGCCACCGCGCCGCTGGCGGGGAGGATCCAGCCGGGGGTCACCTACAGCGGCCCCGGCACGTGGTACGACAGCGACGGTGACGGCGCATGCCTCTTCGGGCGCAGCGCCGACATGATGACCGTCGCGATGAACCAGACGGACTACGAGACCTCCAAGGCCTGCGGCGCGTACCTGGAGGTGCGGGCGTCCAACGGCCGGACCATCCAGGTGCGGGTCAACAACCTCTGCCCGTCGCCGTGCCGGGTCGGTCAGCTCGACCTCACCAGGGAGGCGTTCTCCCGCCTGGCCGACCCGGTGGTCGGTGAGATCTCGGTGACCTGGCGGCTGCTCAGCCCCGCGATGTCGACCGGGATCTCCTTGCGCTACAAGGACGGGTCATCCCAGTGGTGGTGCGGGATCCAGGCGATCGACCACCGCAACCCGGTGGCCCGCCTCGAAGTCCGGACGGCCGGTGGGTGGAAGCAGTTGCGGCGCACCGACTACAACTACTTCCTGTCCGAGGACGGGGCCGGGTGCGGAGGCGCCATCGCGATCACCGACATCTACGGGCAGCGGCTCGTCAGCGACCCGTTGCCGATCCGGCCGGGTGTCGCCCAGCCGACGAACCTCCAGTTCGCCCCACGTTGA
- a CDS encoding glycoside hydrolase family 16 protein, producing the protein MYAGPSDHNHVYLESGVLVLRATRISWDEGTSSAYPHLPIRYHSGAVHAKQQVLVTDQFPSWEVKGEFQSPSGRGTWPAFWLTGANSWPPESDILEFKGDSRNWFNTYKNASGGWSNTVVNVSDPGGWHGYRAWITKVNATDVDIHYYLDGRWVGQHRGANFVGKPMWLIINLQMEGSSGSPGPDAPTYFRARDVYVGRTRA; encoded by the coding sequence GTGTACGCCGGCCCAAGCGACCACAACCACGTCTACCTCGAGAGCGGAGTCCTCGTCCTGCGGGCGACCCGCATAAGTTGGGACGAGGGCACCAGCTCCGCCTATCCCCACCTGCCGATCCGCTACCACTCCGGCGCCGTCCACGCGAAGCAGCAGGTGCTGGTCACCGACCAGTTCCCGTCGTGGGAGGTCAAGGGGGAGTTCCAGAGCCCTTCCGGGCGTGGGACGTGGCCCGCGTTCTGGCTCACCGGCGCCAACAGCTGGCCCCCGGAAAGCGACATCCTGGAGTTCAAGGGTGACTCGCGGAACTGGTTCAACACCTACAAGAACGCCAGCGGTGGGTGGTCGAACACGGTCGTGAACGTCAGCGACCCCGGTGGCTGGCACGGCTACCGGGCGTGGATCACCAAGGTGAACGCCACCGACGTGGACATCCACTACTACCTCGACGGCAGGTGGGTGGGGCAGCACCGCGGCGCGAACTTCGTCGGCAAGCCGATGTGGCTGATCATCAATCTGCAAATGGAGGGCTCGTCCGGCTCGCCGGGACCCGACGCGCCGACGTACTTCCGCGCCCGCGACGTCTACGTCGGGCGCACCCGCGCGTGA
- a CDS encoding LacI family DNA-binding transcriptional regulator has translation MATIADVARHAGVSTSTVSYVLTGKRPISDATKSRVRASIRELGYYRSVGARSSTIRRTNVVALVLPLRDGVHMPLLTGLVTAAVTAARHHGVDVLLMTGDQAAEDLRGVVGSGQVDGFLVLDGEIDDERVASLRRLGLPSVLIGQPAATHGLTCVDLDFEAAGAACVEHLADLGHRFIGFLGAPRAAYRRTTGFAHRAMVGLSAAAMRRGVTSTIMPTAGDYCSVLRALEALLRARPAVTALVVHNEAALGWVVTALRALGRKVPGDVDVVAICPDELATRTSPPLTSVLVPAGELGRRAVELLIGKLEARAVPPLTLLAPRLVTRASTRPVPRGAHP, from the coding sequence GTGGCCACCATCGCGGACGTGGCGCGGCACGCGGGTGTCTCCACGAGCACGGTGTCCTACGTGCTCACCGGCAAGCGGCCCATCTCCGACGCGACCAAGTCGAGAGTGCGCGCGAGCATTCGCGAACTCGGCTATTACCGGAGCGTCGGCGCGAGGTCGTCGACGATCAGGAGGACGAACGTCGTGGCACTGGTGCTGCCGTTGCGGGACGGCGTGCACATGCCCCTGTTGACGGGGTTGGTGACAGCCGCGGTCACCGCCGCACGACACCACGGCGTCGATGTCCTGCTGATGACGGGGGACCAGGCTGCGGAAGATCTTCGCGGGGTCGTGGGCAGCGGGCAGGTTGACGGGTTCCTGGTGTTGGACGGCGAGATCGACGACGAGCGGGTCGCGTCGCTCAGACGCCTCGGCCTGCCTTCGGTGCTGATCGGCCAACCAGCGGCGACCCACGGCTTGACGTGCGTCGACCTCGACTTCGAGGCGGCCGGTGCGGCCTGTGTGGAACACCTGGCGGACCTCGGCCACCGCTTCATCGGCTTCCTCGGCGCGCCGAGGGCGGCCTACCGCCGCACCACGGGGTTCGCGCACCGCGCGATGGTCGGGTTGAGCGCAGCCGCCATGCGCAGGGGAGTCACCTCGACGATCATGCCGACCGCGGGTGACTACTGCTCCGTGCTCAGGGCACTGGAGGCGCTGCTGCGGGCCCGTCCGGCGGTGACGGCGCTGGTGGTGCACAACGAGGCCGCGCTCGGCTGGGTGGTCACCGCTCTGCGCGCGCTGGGCCGCAAGGTGCCGGGTGACGTGGATGTGGTCGCCATCTGCCCGGATGAGCTCGCCACGCGGACGTCACCACCGTTGACGTCGGTGCTGGTGCCCGCTGGGGAACTCGGCAGGCGGGCGGTGGAGCTCCTGATCGGCAAGCTCGAAGCCCGAGCCGTCCCACCGCTGACCTTGCTGGCGCCGCGGTTGGTCACGCGGGCGAGCACGCGCCCGGTGCCGCGTGGGGCTCACCCCTGA
- a CDS encoding LacI family DNA-binding transcriptional regulator — MGGEARPSGHPSRPVTISYIAETAGVSVPTVSKVINGRAGVSADTRARVEALIDAYGYRKSSASSRGTQMDLVFDEIESMWGVEIIRGVQRAARAHRVGVVLSEFGPQRNAIRYWIDDALQRRPAGVVVVAQLSQEDHERLRDNGIPFVVFDPTVELPDDVPFVGATNWAGGRMAARHLSGLGHRRIAMVAGPDDVLCCRARLDGYRAALDAAGLPVDPALVVSAPLTREGGRVAARRLVALADRPTAVFASDDVLALGVYDAAREAGLRVPADLSVVGFDDLPLAALLDPPLTTVRQPLVEMAMAATELALALGRGEQPPQVGLELATTLTVRASTAPPAGVRED; from the coding sequence GTGGGGGGCGAAGCGCGGCCGAGTGGCCACCCGTCCAGGCCGGTCACGATCTCCTACATCGCCGAGACGGCCGGGGTGTCGGTGCCGACGGTGTCCAAGGTGATCAACGGGCGGGCGGGCGTGTCGGCCGACACCCGTGCGCGCGTCGAGGCGCTCATCGACGCCTACGGCTACCGCAAGTCGAGTGCGTCGAGCCGCGGCACCCAGATGGACCTGGTGTTCGACGAGATCGAGAGCATGTGGGGCGTCGAGATCATCCGCGGTGTGCAGCGGGCTGCGCGCGCGCACCGGGTGGGGGTCGTGCTGTCGGAGTTCGGTCCGCAGCGCAACGCGATCCGCTACTGGATCGACGACGCGCTCCAGCGCCGTCCCGCCGGTGTCGTCGTGGTCGCCCAGTTGTCGCAGGAGGACCACGAACGCTTGCGGGACAACGGCATCCCGTTCGTGGTGTTCGACCCCACGGTCGAGTTGCCCGACGACGTCCCCTTCGTCGGCGCGACGAACTGGGCCGGTGGCAGGATGGCCGCTCGTCACCTGTCCGGTCTGGGGCACCGGCGCATCGCGATGGTCGCCGGGCCGGACGACGTGCTGTGCTGCCGTGCCCGGCTCGACGGTTACCGCGCCGCGCTGGACGCGGCGGGACTCCCGGTCGACCCCGCTCTCGTGGTGAGCGCGCCGCTGACCCGGGAGGGCGGTCGCGTCGCGGCCCGCCGGCTGGTGGCACTGGCCGACCGCCCGACCGCCGTCTTCGCGAGCGACGACGTCCTGGCGCTGGGCGTCTACGACGCCGCCAGGGAAGCGGGGTTGCGGGTTCCGGCGGACCTGAGCGTGGTGGGTTTCGACGACCTGCCGCTGGCCGCCCTGCTGGATCCCCCGCTGACCACGGTCCGCCAGCCGCTGGTCGAGATGGCGATGGCCGCCACCGAACTGGCCCTCGCCCTCGGCCGCGGCGAGCAGCCGCCGCAGGTCGGGCTGGAACTCGCGACCACGCTCACCGTCCGCGCGAGCACCGCGCCGCCTGCCGGGGTGCGCGAAGACTGA